A genomic stretch from Pseudomonas sp. MUP55 includes:
- a CDS encoding FadR/GntR family transcriptional regulator translates to MISTSTVVNSVVEKLRAALARGQWRRGEMLPGQRELAEQLGISRPSLREAVIVLETLGLVRSMPGKGVVVLETSISEPQSSDAVADASLEDILQLRYTLEPFIVGLVAQSISSKEIGQLRLTLMDMREALEAEDAEAGMNAYIDFHEELFALTSNPIFQNVVQQTSNALKQSAQVLRNSPEHLAERLRENEAVVRAIRNKNSALASAEMRRHILQEGLRMGIRLNIPDDHLGS, encoded by the coding sequence CTGCGCGCCGCCCTGGCGCGTGGCCAGTGGCGGCGTGGCGAAATGCTGCCCGGCCAGCGTGAACTGGCCGAACAGCTGGGCATCAGCCGGCCGAGCCTGCGCGAAGCGGTGATTGTGCTGGAGACCCTGGGCCTGGTGCGTTCCATGCCTGGCAAAGGCGTGGTGGTGCTGGAAACCAGCATCAGCGAGCCGCAGTCGAGCGACGCCGTGGCGGATGCCAGCCTGGAAGACATCCTGCAACTGCGCTACACCCTCGAACCCTTCATTGTCGGCCTGGTCGCCCAGTCCATCAGCAGCAAGGAGATCGGTCAACTGCGCCTGACCCTGATGGACATGCGCGAAGCCCTCGAGGCCGAGGATGCCGAAGCCGGCATGAACGCCTATATCGACTTTCACGAAGAACTCTTCGCCCTGACTTCCAACCCGATCTTCCAGAACGTGGTGCAACAAACCAGCAACGCGCTCAAGCAAAGCGCCCAGGTGCTGCGCAATTCCCCCGAGCACCTGGCCGAGCGCCTGCGGGAGAACGAGGCGGTGGTACGGGCCATCCGTAACAAGAACAGCGCCCTGGCCAGTGCCGAGATGCGTCGGCACATCCTGCAGGAAGGCCTGCGCATGGGCATTCGCTTGAACATCCCGGACGACCATCTGGGCAGTTGA
- a CDS encoding GntR family transcriptional regulator, with product MNAPALQRNPILPALRLVAGKKPSVDDIYPRLFDAILEQRIAPASRFTEESLGETFGVSRSVIRRVLAKLSHQHVVILRPNQRAQVAAPDAQQTRQILEARRMTEITVVQLACTQATGTQVRQLRELISHERECIERDQRGPAIRLSGEFHLLLAAIAGNGPLAQFLNSLVPLTSLVIAQYEAKACTYCAWQEHVAIVDAIEQRDTSTAVGLMTQHLDHLESKLLKHR from the coding sequence ATGAACGCTCCCGCGCTGCAACGCAACCCCATCCTCCCCGCTCTGCGCCTGGTGGCGGGCAAGAAGCCTTCGGTCGATGACATCTACCCTCGCCTGTTCGATGCGATCCTCGAACAGCGCATCGCCCCGGCCAGTCGCTTTACCGAAGAGAGCCTGGGTGAAACCTTTGGCGTAAGCCGCAGTGTGATTCGCCGCGTGCTGGCCAAACTGTCCCACCAGCACGTGGTGATCCTGCGCCCCAACCAACGCGCACAGGTGGCGGCGCCGGATGCCCAGCAGACCCGGCAGATTCTCGAAGCGCGGCGCATGACCGAAATAACCGTGGTGCAACTGGCGTGCACCCAGGCGACCGGCACACAGGTGCGTCAGCTGCGTGAACTGATCAGCCACGAACGCGAGTGCATCGAGCGCGACCAGCGCGGGCCGGCGATTCGTTTGTCGGGGGAGTTTCACCTGCTGTTGGCCGCCATCGCCGGAAATGGCCCGCTGGCACAGTTCCTCAACAGCCTGGTGCCGCTGACGTCACTGGTGATTGCCCAATATGAAGCGAAAGCCTGCACGTATTGCGCGTGGCAGGAGCATGTGGCGATTGTGGATGCGATTGAGCAGCGGGATACGAGTACGGCGGTGGGCTTGATGACCCAGCACCTG